In a single window of the Elaeis guineensis isolate ETL-2024a chromosome 8, EG11, whole genome shotgun sequence genome:
- the LOC105050780 gene encoding protein GLUTAMINE DUMPER 3-like — MRPGAGFNETAPASGGGGHSGWHSPVPYLFGGLAAMLGLIAFALLILACSYWKLSGYLDSGSAGGGDGGDGGPDGKAAATTAAPAATFYEEKIVVIMAGEDKPTFLATPMSSRASSFGDNNGSEKTKDEEEKRSGDSVETQNKTLNEIQNQSQSDDQNAEPEQ; from the coding sequence ATGAGGCCTGGAGCTGGGTTCAACGAGACGGCGCCGGCGAGCGGCGGAGGGGGGCACTCGGGGTGGCACTCGCCGGTGCCGTACCTCTTCGGGGGGCTGGCGGCGATGTTGGGCCTCATCGCCTTCGCCCTTCTCATCCTCGCCTGCTCCTATTGGAAGCTGTCCGGCTACCTTGACAGCGGGAGCGCCGGCGGAGGGGATGGCGGCGACGGCGGGCCCGACGGCAAGGCCGCGGCCACCACCGCCGCTCCTGCCGCCACCTTCTACGAGGAGAAGATCGTAGTCATCATGGCCGGCGAAGATAAGCCGACGTTCCTCGCGACGCCCATGTCGAGTCGGGCTTCTTCTTTCGGGGATAATAATGGCAGCGAGAAGACCAAggatgaggaggagaagaggagtgGGGATTCTGTGGAGACCCAAAACAAGACCCTCAACGAGATCCAGAACCAAAGCCAGAGCGACGACCAGAACGCAGAACCAGAGCAgtga